From Streptomyces sp. NBC_00683, one genomic window encodes:
- a CDS encoding MarR family winged helix-turn-helix transcriptional regulator: MSSTPPSSTPSSPPSSSAPEAPTPGFLVWRLSMKWRVAVDRALAPLGLTHAQYSLVGSLHGMQRSGVRPSQRRLADHTGLEPLYVSKLARSLETAGLVERTPDPADTRAVQLALTEEGSAVALRAVEVVQELMDRLLAPLGGLGGSGAEAFTRTLTALLDEPTTSKEQP; encoded by the coding sequence ATGAGCAGCACTCCCCCGAGCAGCACACCCTCCAGCCCGCCCTCCAGCAGTGCTCCCGAAGCGCCGACACCTGGGTTTCTCGTCTGGCGCCTCTCCATGAAGTGGCGCGTAGCCGTGGACAGGGCGCTGGCTCCGCTGGGCCTCACACACGCGCAGTACTCGCTGGTGGGATCGCTCCACGGTATGCAGCGGTCAGGCGTACGCCCCAGCCAGCGCCGCCTCGCGGACCACACAGGCCTCGAACCCCTGTACGTCTCCAAGCTGGCCCGCTCCCTGGAAACGGCCGGCCTGGTGGAGCGCACGCCCGACCCGGCCGACACCCGGGCGGTCCAGCTCGCTCTCACGGAAGAGGGCAGCGCGGTCGCACTGCGAGCGGTCGAGGTCGTCCAGGAGCTCATGGACCGGCTGCTGGCACCGCTGGGCGGCCTGGGCGGATCGGGGGCCGAGGCGTTCACCCGGACGCTGACGGCGCTGCTGGACGAGCCGACCACTTCCAAGGAGCAGCCATGA
- a CDS encoding MarR family winged helix-turn-helix transcriptional regulator — translation MTSTTTVNGQIIGQAHYATRAVLESVLARSGITFHQAVALNATADDGGATERDRLTDRMTGTLKVDADTATTAIDTLIASGLLTDTGSRLALTTSGSALQHDIRTGTAEITAGLYADLPAEDLATAGRVLATVTERANAVLAAK, via the coding sequence ATGACCAGCACCACCACCGTCAACGGCCAGATCATCGGCCAGGCCCACTACGCCACGCGAGCCGTGCTCGAGAGCGTGCTGGCCCGGTCCGGAATCACCTTCCACCAGGCGGTGGCGCTCAACGCGACCGCCGACGACGGCGGCGCGACGGAGCGGGACCGCCTCACCGACCGTATGACCGGCACCCTCAAGGTCGACGCGGACACGGCCACGACTGCGATCGACACGCTCATCGCGTCCGGACTCCTCACAGACACCGGCTCCCGCCTGGCGCTCACGACGAGCGGCAGCGCCCTCCAGCACGACATCCGGACCGGGACAGCCGAGATCACCGCCGGTCTCTACGCGGACCTGCCCGCCGAGGACCTGGCCACGGCCGGGCGCGTCCTTGCCACGGTCACGGAGCGGGCCAACGCGGTGCTGGCCGCCAAGTGA
- a CDS encoding diaminopimelate decarboxylase, with product MTPTTPVSETDSVRTPSSTRFTETIRRAVADGLLSEEQPVAGFLDADGVRDSVAALHDAFAAVPGVRVLHTFAAKAASLVPVLRLLADCGMGCEVASPGELRLAVEAGFAPAKIVLDSPAKTRDELRLALYLGVAVNADSFSELRRIGELRSTGSASVIGLRINPQVGGGSIGAMSTATATSKFGVALGDPGVREQVVQAFAERPWLTRLHAHVGSQGCPLELIAEGIAETYRLAEEINESVGTQQITGIDIGGGLPVNFDDDTVSPSFADYVAALRAQVPGLFDGRYGLVTEFGRSLLAKNGFIGARVEYTKDAGGRRIALTHAGAQIATRTVFMPEAWPLRVGAFDAEGRPRTGPPLVQDVAGPCCFAGDVVAHARELPELREGDFVVLYDTGAYYFSTHWAYNSLPRPAVYGFVDDPGGGGVRFAPVRDAQSLDSVAAESGLGHAAALVGLSTGAREKQ from the coding sequence ATGACGCCGACAACTCCCGTGAGCGAAACGGATTCCGTGCGCACCCCGTCCTCCACCAGGTTCACCGAGACGATCCGCCGGGCGGTCGCGGACGGCCTGCTGAGCGAGGAACAGCCCGTCGCGGGCTTCCTCGACGCGGACGGCGTACGCGACTCCGTCGCCGCGCTGCACGACGCGTTCGCGGCCGTCCCCGGGGTGCGGGTGCTGCACACCTTCGCGGCCAAGGCCGCGTCCCTGGTCCCCGTACTACGGTTGCTCGCCGACTGCGGCATGGGGTGCGAGGTGGCGAGCCCCGGCGAGCTGAGGCTCGCCGTCGAGGCGGGATTCGCCCCGGCGAAGATCGTCCTCGACTCGCCCGCCAAGACCCGCGACGAGCTCCGACTGGCCCTGTACCTCGGCGTCGCCGTGAACGCCGACAGCTTCTCCGAGCTCCGCCGCATCGGGGAACTGCGTTCGACCGGATCGGCGTCCGTGATCGGGTTGCGGATCAATCCGCAGGTGGGAGGCGGTTCCATCGGGGCGATGAGCACAGCCACCGCCACATCGAAGTTCGGTGTAGCCCTGGGTGATCCGGGCGTCCGCGAGCAGGTGGTCCAGGCGTTCGCCGAGCGCCCCTGGCTGACCCGGCTGCATGCACACGTCGGCTCGCAGGGCTGCCCGCTCGAACTGATCGCGGAGGGGATCGCCGAGACCTACCGGCTGGCCGAGGAGATCAACGAGTCGGTGGGCACCCAGCAGATCACCGGCATCGACATCGGCGGCGGGCTGCCCGTCAACTTCGACGACGACACGGTGAGCCCGTCCTTCGCCGACTACGTCGCGGCGCTCCGCGCGCAGGTCCCCGGCCTGTTCGACGGCCGGTACGGCCTGGTCACGGAGTTCGGCCGGTCCCTGCTCGCCAAGAACGGCTTCATCGGGGCGCGCGTCGAGTACACGAAGGACGCGGGCGGACGCCGTATCGCGCTCACCCACGCGGGGGCGCAGATCGCCACCCGTACGGTCTTCATGCCCGAGGCCTGGCCGCTGCGCGTCGGCGCCTTCGACGCCGAGGGCCGCCCCCGGACCGGGCCCCCGCTGGTCCAGGACGTGGCGGGCCCCTGCTGCTTCGCCGGAGACGTCGTGGCCCACGCCCGGGAACTGCCCGAACTGCGGGAGGGCGACTTCGTGGTCCTGTACGACACCGGGGCGTACTACTTCTCGACGCACTGGGCCTACAACAGCCTGCCCCGTCCGGCCGTGTACGGCTTCGTCGACGACCCGGGCGGAGGCGGTGTGCGCTTCGCTCCGGTCCGGGACGCGCAGTCGCTGGACTCGGTGGCGGCGGAGAGCGGGCTGGGCCACGCCGCCGCGCTGGTGGGCCTGAGTACGGGGGCCCGTGAAAAACAGTAG
- a CDS encoding family 1 encapsulin nanocompartment shell protein translates to MNNLHRELAPVTGAAWDQIEEEARRTFSRHVAGRRVVDVHDPEGPGLAAIGDGHLRDIDPPTPDVIARARTSTPVIEWRVPFTVTRAAVDDVERGSEDSDWQPVKDAARTCAFAEDMAVIDGYAAAGITGLRDGSSHTPLALPADARDYPAAVSQALTRLRLAGVDGPYRLLLGADAFTEATETSDHGYPVATHLARVLDEPILWAPAVKGGVLLSTRGGDFELCLGQDLSIGYLDHDATDIRLYFHQAFTFRMLTPEAVIGLIA, encoded by the coding sequence ATGAACAACCTCCACCGCGAACTGGCCCCCGTCACCGGCGCCGCCTGGGACCAGATCGAAGAAGAAGCCCGGCGCACCTTCAGCCGCCATGTGGCCGGCCGTCGTGTGGTGGACGTCCATGACCCGGAGGGCCCCGGCCTGGCGGCCATCGGCGACGGGCACCTGCGCGACATCGACCCGCCCACCCCCGACGTGATCGCCCGCGCCCGCACGTCCACGCCCGTCATCGAGTGGCGGGTGCCGTTCACGGTGACCCGGGCGGCCGTCGACGACGTGGAACGCGGCTCCGAGGACAGCGACTGGCAGCCCGTCAAGGACGCGGCCCGCACCTGTGCGTTCGCCGAGGACATGGCCGTCATCGACGGGTACGCGGCGGCCGGCATCACGGGCCTGCGGGACGGTTCCTCGCACACCCCTCTCGCGCTTCCCGCGGACGCCCGGGACTACCCGGCCGCCGTGAGCCAGGCACTGACCCGGCTGCGGCTGGCCGGTGTCGACGGACCGTACCGGCTGCTCCTCGGCGCCGACGCGTTCACCGAGGCCACCGAGACCTCCGACCACGGCTATCCGGTGGCCACCCACCTGGCCCGGGTGCTCGACGAACCGATCCTGTGGGCGCCCGCGGTCAAGGGCGGGGTGCTGCTGTCCACCCGCGGCGGCGACTTCGAACTGTGCCTGGGCCAGGATCTGTCCATCGGCTACCTGGACCACGACGCCACGGACATCCGGCTCTACTTCCATCAGGCCTTCACCTTCCGGATGCTGACGCCCGAGGCGGTGATCGGGCTCATCGCCTGA
- a CDS encoding enolase C-terminal domain-like protein — MNVTQHTGRLVLAEPLRISRSTMTSRDAVRLTVEHEGLRGHGEAVTSVFYGLDTPALQRLLADVAGRLTRFAGPETALHALRVGELTTSETPAAVTAATEAALLDLVGKRTATSVHGFLGSHEAPRAATARTISLTSPGRAAARARLLADAGFSVIKIKAGDRDQEVDLDRVRAVRAAAPGARLLLDPNGAWSAGQARTLLPRFAELGIEAVEQPLAPGDPEALARLAARSPLPVIADEDAVTYEDARRLAGRVHGINVKLAKCGGLHAALRIAALIEGSGTDLMLGCLTASTLGIAPAVHIADRARWIDLDGHLLLAHDPWTGIGGTDGFVGTTGRPGLGVRQRTAAEHKVSEEAAS; from the coding sequence GTGAACGTCACCCAGCACACCGGCCGGCTCGTCCTCGCGGAACCGCTGCGCATCTCGCGCTCGACCATGACCTCGCGCGACGCCGTGCGGCTGACCGTCGAGCACGAAGGGCTGCGCGGTCACGGCGAGGCCGTCACGAGCGTCTTCTACGGCCTCGACACCCCTGCTCTGCAACGCCTGTTGGCCGACGTGGCGGGGCGGCTCACCCGCTTCGCCGGACCGGAGACCGCCCTGCACGCCCTGCGCGTAGGTGAGCTCACCACTTCGGAGACACCCGCCGCGGTGACCGCAGCCACGGAAGCGGCACTCCTCGACCTGGTCGGCAAACGCACCGCCACCTCCGTACACGGGTTCCTCGGCTCCCACGAAGCACCGAGGGCCGCCACCGCCCGCACGATCTCCCTCACCTCTCCTGGCCGGGCGGCAGCCAGGGCCCGCCTGCTGGCCGACGCCGGGTTCTCCGTCATCAAGATCAAGGCGGGCGACCGGGACCAGGAGGTGGATCTGGACCGCGTACGGGCCGTGCGCGCGGCAGCTCCCGGCGCACGGCTCCTCCTCGACCCGAACGGGGCCTGGTCCGCGGGGCAGGCGCGCACGCTCCTGCCCCGGTTCGCCGAACTCGGCATCGAGGCCGTGGAGCAGCCGCTCGCCCCCGGCGACCCGGAGGCCCTGGCGCGACTCGCTGCCCGGTCCCCGCTGCCCGTCATCGCGGACGAGGACGCGGTCACCTACGAGGACGCCCGGCGGCTCGCCGGACGCGTCCACGGAATCAACGTCAAACTCGCCAAGTGCGGTGGACTCCACGCCGCACTGCGGATCGCCGCCCTGATCGAGGGCAGCGGCACGGACCTGATGCTCGGCTGCCTGACCGCCAGCACCCTCGGTATCGCCCCGGCGGTCCACATCGCCGACCGTGCCCGCTGGATCGACCTCGACGGACACCTGCTGCTCGCCCACGACCCCTGGACCGGCATCGGCGGCACCGACGGCTTCGTGGGAACGACCGGCCGGCCGGGGCTCGGCGTGCGACAGCGCACCGCGGCCGAGCACAAGGTGTCCGAGGAGGCGGCGTCATGA
- the gndA gene encoding NADP-dependent phosphogluconate dehydrogenase, whose amino-acid sequence MSGTAQIGVTGLAVMGRNLARNFARNGFTVAVHNRTTAKTDALVEEFGQEGTFVAAHTPQEFVAALERPRRLVIMVKAGEPTDAVIKEFAPLLEDGDVIIDGGNAHFEDTRRREKELRERGIHFVGVGISGGEEGALNGPSIMPGGSEESYASLGPMLEKIAAKAKDGSPCTTHIGPDAAGHFVKMVHNGIEYADMQLIAEAYDLLRAVAGYSPARIAETFRSWNTGRLDSYLIEITAEVLAHTDEATGRPFVDVVQDRAEQKGTGRWTVQIALDLGVPVSGIAEAVFARSLSGHADLREAARDLPGPSATALDAADAAAFADRVEQALYASKIVSYTQGFHQIRAGSDAYGWDIDLGAVSAIWRAGCIIRAAFLDRIRAAYDTRPDLLSLLSDKQFAEEIGAAQDDWRSVVAEAVRQGVPTPGFAAALSYYDGLRADRLPAALTQGQRDFFGAHTYRRTDREGSFHTLWGGDRSETATG is encoded by the coding sequence ATGAGCGGCACTGCGCAGATCGGCGTCACAGGACTCGCGGTGATGGGCCGCAACCTCGCCCGCAACTTCGCCCGCAACGGCTTCACCGTCGCCGTGCACAACCGCACCACCGCGAAGACCGACGCCCTCGTCGAGGAGTTCGGCCAGGAGGGCACATTCGTCGCCGCGCACACCCCGCAGGAGTTCGTCGCAGCCCTGGAGCGCCCCCGCCGCCTGGTCATCATGGTCAAGGCGGGTGAGCCGACCGACGCCGTGATCAAGGAGTTCGCCCCGCTCCTGGAGGACGGCGACGTCATCATCGACGGCGGCAACGCCCACTTCGAGGACACCCGCCGCCGCGAGAAGGAGCTGCGCGAACGCGGGATCCACTTCGTCGGCGTGGGCATCTCCGGCGGCGAGGAGGGTGCGCTGAACGGGCCGAGCATCATGCCCGGCGGTTCCGAGGAGTCCTACGCGTCGCTGGGACCGATGCTGGAGAAGATCGCCGCCAAGGCGAAGGACGGCTCACCGTGCACCACCCACATCGGGCCGGACGCCGCCGGGCACTTCGTGAAAATGGTCCACAACGGCATCGAGTACGCGGACATGCAGCTCATCGCGGAGGCGTACGACCTGCTGCGGGCCGTCGCCGGCTACTCCCCCGCCCGGATCGCCGAGACCTTCCGGAGCTGGAACACCGGGCGCCTCGACTCCTACCTGATCGAGATCACGGCCGAGGTGCTCGCCCACACGGACGAGGCGACGGGGCGGCCTTTCGTCGACGTCGTGCAGGACCGGGCGGAGCAGAAGGGCACCGGCCGCTGGACCGTGCAGATCGCGCTCGACCTGGGTGTGCCCGTGTCCGGGATCGCCGAGGCTGTCTTCGCCCGCTCCCTGTCGGGACACGCCGACCTGCGCGAGGCGGCCCGTGATCTGCCGGGCCCGTCCGCCACCGCACTGGACGCGGCGGACGCGGCGGCCTTCGCCGACCGGGTCGAGCAGGCGCTGTACGCATCGAAGATCGTCTCGTACACGCAGGGCTTCCACCAGATCAGGGCGGGCAGCGACGCCTACGGCTGGGACATCGACCTCGGGGCGGTGTCTGCGATCTGGCGGGCCGGGTGCATCATCCGCGCCGCGTTCCTGGACCGGATCAGGGCGGCGTACGACACCCGCCCCGACCTGCTGAGCCTGCTCTCCGACAAGCAGTTCGCCGAGGAGATCGGCGCGGCGCAGGACGACTGGCGCTCGGTGGTCGCCGAGGCCGTACGCCAGGGTGTGCCGACCCCCGGTTTCGCCGCGGCGCTCTCGTACTACGACGGGCTCCGCGCCGACCGGCTGCCGGCGGCACTCACACAGGGCCAGCGGGACTTCTTCGGGGCGCACACCTACCGGCGCACGGACCGCGAAGGCTCGTTCCACACGCTCTGGGGCGGCGACAGGTCGGAGACCGCCACCGGCTGA
- a CDS encoding PLP-dependent cysteine synthase family protein: protein MTTAAPQTLAPHRELLALLGRTPLARITTGLPAPHPGFWAKLEGHAVGGMKARAAVSMLLGAEERGELRPGAPVVESTSGTLGIGLAFAGQALGHPVVLVGDSELEPSMRQLLRAYGARLELVDRPAERGGWQGARLERLHDLLGRLPGAYWPDQYNNPDNTAGYASLAAELATQLDHLDILVCSVGTGGHSAGIAGPLRRHWPALRMIAVDSTGSTIFGQSAAPRLMRGLGSSIHPRNVAYDVFDEVHWIGPAEAADTCRRLARGNFVSGGWSTGAVARVAAWAARTQPGAAVATVFPDGPHRYLGSVYDDDFTTAHGIAPDLAATEPVEIPHPRAAQNTGWARCTTVTDPLAEHLERQR from the coding sequence GTGACCACGGCAGCACCGCAGACCCTCGCTCCCCACCGCGAACTCCTCGCACTCCTCGGCCGCACCCCGCTGGCCAGGATCACGACAGGTCTCCCGGCACCCCACCCCGGCTTCTGGGCCAAGCTCGAAGGGCACGCCGTCGGCGGTATGAAGGCACGGGCCGCGGTCTCGATGCTCCTCGGAGCCGAGGAACGCGGCGAACTACGCCCCGGAGCACCCGTGGTGGAGTCCACGTCCGGCACCCTCGGCATAGGCCTCGCCTTCGCGGGACAGGCGCTCGGCCATCCCGTCGTCCTGGTCGGCGACAGTGAACTCGAACCATCCATGCGGCAGTTGCTGCGCGCCTACGGCGCCCGGCTGGAGCTCGTCGACCGTCCCGCGGAACGGGGTGGCTGGCAGGGCGCCCGCCTGGAACGGCTGCACGACCTGCTCGGCCGGCTGCCCGGTGCCTACTGGCCCGACCAGTACAACAACCCCGACAACACAGCCGGTTACGCCTCCCTCGCCGCCGAACTGGCCACCCAGCTCGACCACCTGGACATCCTCGTGTGCAGCGTCGGCACCGGTGGGCACAGCGCCGGGATCGCCGGACCGCTGCGCAGACACTGGCCCGCCCTGCGCATGATCGCCGTCGACTCCACGGGATCCACCATCTTCGGGCAGTCCGCGGCACCCCGTCTGATGCGCGGGCTCGGCAGCAGCATCCATCCGCGCAACGTGGCGTACGACGTCTTCGACGAGGTCCACTGGATCGGTCCGGCCGAGGCCGCCGACACCTGCCGGCGCCTCGCCCGGGGCAACTTCGTCAGCGGAGGCTGGAGCACCGGCGCCGTCGCACGCGTGGCCGCGTGGGCCGCCCGCACCCAGCCGGGCGCGGCCGTCGCCACCGTCTTCCCCGACGGACCGCACCGCTACCTCGGAAGCGTCTACGACGACGACTTCACGACCGCCCACGGAATCGCCCCGGACCTGGCGGCCACCGAACCCGTCGAGATCCCGCACCCGCGCGCCGCCCAGAACACCGGATGGGCCAGGTGCACCACCGTCACCGATCCCCTCGCCGAACACCTGGAGAGGCAGCGGTGA
- a CDS encoding Dyp-type peroxidase, whose amino-acid sequence MPEAVPDPVAVQPVVTPLTSAALVLVATIEPGGESAVREVLPDLAAFARSIGFRVPSAGLACVTGFGSDAWDRLFSGPRPASLHPFQELRGPLHHAPATPGDLLFHVRAEQMDVCYEWASQLLGRLGGAVKVVDEVHGFRYFDHRDLLGFVDGTENPVGKDALAAALVGDSDPAFAGGSYIIVQKYLHDLAGWNGLSTEQQERIIGRTKFSDIELADDVKPADSHVALNTITDPDGTEHDILRANMPFGSFEQGEFGTYFIGYAADPGVTEQMLRNMFLGSPPGTHDRILDFSTAVTGTLFHAPSADFLDAPPPLPAPAGSEALPEPAPAPVPQSPSAAAVRDGSLRIGSLQESAQ is encoded by the coding sequence ATGCCCGAGGCCGTCCCGGATCCCGTCGCCGTCCAGCCCGTCGTCACACCGCTGACCAGCGCCGCGCTGGTCCTGGTCGCCACGATCGAGCCGGGGGGCGAGTCCGCGGTGCGCGAGGTGCTGCCCGATCTCGCCGCCTTCGCCCGCTCGATCGGCTTCCGGGTGCCGAGCGCCGGGCTGGCGTGCGTGACGGGTTTCGGCTCGGACGCCTGGGACCGGCTGTTCTCGGGTCCAAGGCCGGCCTCCCTGCATCCGTTCCAGGAGTTGCGGGGTCCGCTGCATCATGCTCCCGCCACCCCCGGCGATCTGCTGTTCCATGTCCGGGCGGAACAGATGGACGTCTGCTACGAGTGGGCGTCCCAGCTGCTCGGCAGGCTGGGCGGCGCGGTGAAGGTCGTCGACGAGGTCCACGGATTCCGCTACTTCGACCACCGGGATCTGCTCGGCTTCGTCGACGGTACGGAGAACCCCGTGGGCAAGGACGCCCTGGCGGCGGCCCTGGTCGGCGACAGCGATCCCGCCTTCGCCGGCGGCAGCTACATCATCGTGCAGAAGTACCTCCACGACCTGGCCGGCTGGAACGGTCTCAGCACCGAGCAGCAGGAACGGATCATCGGCCGCACCAAGTTCAGCGACATCGAGCTCGCCGACGACGTCAAGCCCGCCGACTCCCATGTCGCGCTGAACACCATCACCGATCCGGACGGCACCGAACACGACATCCTGCGCGCCAACATGCCGTTCGGCAGCTTCGAACAGGGCGAATTCGGCACGTACTTCATCGGGTACGCCGCCGATCCCGGAGTGACCGAGCAGATGCTCCGCAACATGTTCCTCGGCAGCCCGCCCGGCACCCACGACCGCATTCTCGACTTCTCCACGGCCGTCACCGGCACGCTCTTCCACGCCCCCAGCGCCGATTTCCTCGACGCCCCTCCGCCGTTGCCCGCCCCCGCCGGTTCCGAGGCCCTGCCGGAGCCGGCGCCCGCGCCGGTGCCGCAGTCCCCGTCCGCCGCGGCGGTCCGTGACGGTTCGCTGCGCATCGGCAGCCTGCAAGAAAGCGCCCAATGA
- a CDS encoding ATP-grasp domain-containing protein gives MAHLLVVESWVGSMSRLLPRALDEGGHHFTFLTRDLQHYLRSAPEGTAHPLLTARNVVTAPTNDLGMLLPLAERLHGALPFDGVITSCDYYLPAAARIAARLGLRGPSPEAMENACRKDATRRILAAAGLPGPRFAVCEDAVAADSAARDIGYPLVVKPVDLCAGMLVRRVDDAAQLAAACRALEAFPVNARGQRRTAHILLEEFLRGPEVSVETVTYEGTVHVVGVTDKSVGGAPAFVETGHMFPADLTPDGVAAAADTAVRAGAALGLDDVVAHTEIKLTADGPRVVEVNPRPAGNRITELVRHVTGIDLATACVDVALGRRPDLRRRDTGLRSAAIGFLVPDATGTLASVEGSAGMRDADGVLEVQLAEPGRTVGAADSNNAYLGHVMAGDTAGLGARDRVESLLAGLRPRLVRS, from the coding sequence GTGGCTCACCTGTTGGTGGTCGAGAGCTGGGTCGGATCGATGAGCAGGCTGCTGCCGCGGGCACTGGACGAGGGCGGGCATCACTTCACCTTCCTCACCCGCGACCTGCAGCATTACCTCCGCTCCGCACCCGAGGGCACGGCCCATCCGCTGCTCACCGCACGGAACGTCGTCACGGCACCGACCAATGACCTCGGCATGCTGCTTCCGCTGGCCGAGCGGCTGCACGGAGCCCTCCCCTTCGACGGGGTGATCACCTCCTGCGACTACTACCTGCCCGCGGCCGCCCGGATCGCCGCCCGGCTCGGTCTGCGGGGCCCGTCACCCGAGGCGATGGAGAACGCCTGCCGCAAGGACGCCACCCGCCGGATCCTGGCCGCCGCGGGCCTACCGGGACCCCGGTTCGCGGTCTGCGAGGACGCGGTCGCCGCGGACAGCGCGGCGCGGGACATCGGCTACCCGCTGGTGGTCAAGCCGGTGGACCTGTGCGCGGGCATGCTCGTCCGGCGTGTGGACGACGCGGCGCAACTGGCCGCGGCCTGCCGTGCGTTGGAAGCGTTCCCCGTCAACGCCCGTGGACAGCGCCGCACGGCCCACATCCTCCTCGAGGAGTTCCTCCGGGGCCCCGAGGTCAGCGTCGAGACCGTGACGTACGAAGGCACCGTCCACGTCGTCGGGGTGACCGACAAGAGCGTCGGCGGTGCGCCGGCCTTCGTCGAGACCGGCCACATGTTCCCCGCCGACCTCACGCCCGACGGGGTCGCCGCCGCCGCGGACACCGCCGTACGCGCCGGAGCCGCACTCGGACTCGACGACGTCGTGGCGCACACCGAGATCAAACTGACCGCCGACGGACCCCGCGTCGTGGAGGTCAACCCGCGCCCCGCGGGAAACCGCATCACCGAACTCGTACGTCACGTCACCGGCATCGACCTCGCCACCGCCTGCGTCGACGTGGCGCTCGGCCGTCGGCCCGATCTCCGTCGGCGCGACACCGGACTGCGCAGTGCCGCCATCGGATTCCTGGTCCCGGACGCCACGGGCACGCTGGCCTCCGTCGAGGGCTCCGCCGGGATGCGCGACGCCGACGGAGTGCTCGAGGTGCAGCTCGCCGAGCCGGGGCGGACGGTCGGGGCGGCGGACAGCAACAACGCCTACCTGGGCCACGTCATGGCGGGCGACACCGCAGGACTCGGTGCCCGCGACCGCGTCGAGTCGCTGCTCGCAGGCCTGCGCCCCCGGCTGGTGCGGTCATGA
- a CDS encoding DUF5709 domain-containing protein gives MSDTDRGDDVYQPQEPEASDPDDLLDVEDTLETTGVTDVLDEGYTPPERPWAVNDEGTTATEGHTGQSLDTRLTREVPEVSEDGDGPGDLADGDGELYDTEVGTDRAGRLTQGGDGHVPATLTAQDVGIDGAAASAEEAAMHVIPEEEDLLGEETAR, from the coding sequence ATGAGCGACACCGACCGGGGGGACGACGTCTACCAGCCCCAGGAACCGGAAGCCTCCGACCCCGACGACCTGCTCGATGTGGAGGACACCCTGGAGACCACAGGGGTCACCGACGTCCTCGACGAGGGGTACACACCGCCCGAGCGGCCGTGGGCGGTGAACGACGAAGGCACCACCGCGACGGAAGGGCACACGGGCCAGTCCCTCGACACCCGTCTGACCAGGGAGGTTCCCGAAGTCTCCGAAGACGGCGACGGGCCGGGAGATCTGGCCGACGGGGACGGCGAGCTCTACGACACGGAAGTGGGCACCGACCGCGCCGGACGCCTCACCCAGGGTGGCGACGGCCACGTCCCGGCCACACTCACCGCCCAGGACGTCGGCATCGACGGTGCGGCGGCATCGGCCGAGGAAGCGGCGATGCACGTGATTCCCGAGGAGGAGGACCTCCTGGGCGAGGAGACCGCCCGCTGA
- a CDS encoding Rossmann-like domain-containing protein, which produces MTTTAATEAETLTFDVLVDRALAGELGPDPRTRRIAVAFTTSQAVRHDGRRGGYRNEVLSLRLGRAVGSCSVEPGALPPGTVDDCAGADVAGLLAHPLLPVRVAALDAYLMDVLPHTRADGAHAVAVPAGTSIERSRARAKTVVDLLAVAPGGTVLVVGVVNSLLAELRTRGLTVLPCDLKGGTTEWGEPIATDALGGVAHCDAVLASGMTLGNGTFDPLRRHALDHGKPLVMFAQTGSAVLPRFLGAGVAAVCAEPYPFFWLDGGPGTVHRYRAGDRAPGTGHGHPADDGGTP; this is translated from the coding sequence ATGACGACAACCGCTGCCACCGAGGCCGAGACCCTCACCTTCGACGTGCTCGTGGACCGCGCACTGGCCGGGGAACTGGGGCCGGATCCCCGTACCCGCCGGATCGCCGTGGCCTTCACGACGTCCCAGGCCGTACGGCACGACGGGCGGCGCGGCGGGTACCGCAACGAGGTGCTCAGCCTCCGCCTCGGCCGGGCCGTCGGCTCGTGCTCCGTCGAACCCGGCGCCCTCCCGCCCGGGACGGTCGACGACTGCGCCGGTGCGGACGTGGCCGGCCTCCTCGCCCATCCGCTGCTGCCGGTACGGGTCGCGGCGCTGGACGCCTACCTGATGGACGTCCTGCCCCACACCCGGGCGGACGGTGCGCACGCCGTGGCCGTACCCGCCGGGACGTCGATCGAGCGCTCCCGTGCGCGGGCGAAGACCGTCGTCGACCTGCTGGCCGTCGCACCAGGCGGCACCGTCCTCGTCGTCGGGGTCGTCAACTCCCTGCTGGCCGAACTGCGCACACGGGGACTCACCGTCCTGCCGTGCGACCTGAAGGGCGGCACCACCGAATGGGGCGAACCCATCGCCACCGACGCCTTGGGCGGAGTCGCGCACTGCGACGCCGTGCTGGCCTCCGGCATGACGCTCGGCAACGGAACCTTCGATCCGCTGCGCCGGCACGCCCTGGACCACGGCAAGCCCCTCGTCATGTTCGCGCAGACAGGGAGCGCGGTGCTGCCCCGCTTCCTCGGCGCCGGAGTGGCCGCGGTCTGCGCGGAGCCGTACCCCTTCTTCTGGCTCGACGGCGGACCCGGCACCGTCCACCGCTACCGGGCGGGCGACAGGGCACCCGGTACCGGCCACGGACACCCGGCGGACGACGGAGGCACTCCGTGA